DNA sequence from the Portunus trituberculatus isolate SZX2019 unplaced genomic scaffold, ASM1759143v1 PGA_scaffold_394__5_contigs__length_241797, whole genome shotgun sequence genome:
TTACCTTctgccactttttcttgtaatgTTCCTTTTGCCTTAAAAGAAAATTTCATCATCAAAAACATGATTAAAAGCACAcagcatatatatacatattcttCTACAAATAACACTAAATATATCCTGTatgtaaagaaaagtgaaatctCTTACCCTCTCAACATCATGACTTAATTGtaacattttttcttgtgtctGAGATGCATCTTTCTTTGCTGCTTTTCTGAGTGTTGTTAAGATACACATGATGTCATCAAAGTGGTGGATTACATCCTCACTCTTCACATCAATGTCAGGGAATTCTTCATTCAAGCTTAGTttctccaccaattccttaAGCTGGTCAGTAGAGTTTCTCAAGATGGTTTCAAATTTTGATATCTCTATTTCCAGATTGCACAcctaaaaggagaaaaaaaatgcgtaCAATAGATCACATTAATATGCAATTATAATATTatattacattatatatatgcAATATATGGGTTCCTATaaggaataaagtaaaaatacattACAATGCACAATCATAAGAGGGTATGCTGGAGTATTGTTGAGCGGGAaatatatagcaaaaaaaattacaagcAATAATGGGTTCCTAAGGCATTGCACAAACTAAGAGCTAATAAAATAAGAGCTATGGGGTTTTGGCTCAAaagatttctatttttttaacgAAAAACACATTTCACTAATAAAGTGAACATGTTGCAAGAATTATCATTCTAAACCTAATGTAACaccaagataaaaataaaatgcaaataaagtcCCCATTAACACTTTACACAATGTTCCCTCACTTCTCACGGTCCCTCACAGTCACTCGCCACGTTGGTCTGTGCTGGCTGTGACTGTAAACACACGACAGGGCTGCAAACATTGCACTGGGAGCGGAACTACGCATTTGGCGCACTATTTGAAATGCGGTCAGGGCAAATTGCATCTTAGCGAAGAACAGATCGGACaattttaattaattataatatttataATGTTGCATCTTAGGAAATCTGTACATAAAGAACatgcacaaaacaaaaaatacctgTATACAGTTGTAGTGGAAATTTTGGGAGTAAAATTACAGGCCGTCCATATTACTTTACTAAACTCAAATTACTAAAAATACCTAATCTGAGACGAaactttttgctgtttttcaaTGGTATGGTTTGTACCACTATTCAGCCGCCGAGATAATGCACACCACTTGGCAACTCGGTTGAGTTGActgttagggtatgaattgcATACAATAATTTTTTCCTTGGTTTCTACACAGCCATGGGAGCGGGGCTGATGCTGGCGAGAGAAGTTCCTACAAGTGCACATTACTTTGGTTTCCTTTGCGCGCACTTCCAAAGAGTTAATACTAAGTCAGTGTCCGTTCCCACAGGTTCAGTGTGGGAATCTCTGGTTGCTGGATTACATACATGTAATTATAACTAATATAATAGCATAGACATACATTTAGTACTAACATATAtttaattctttcatttataattaagtaatactttaactattgCAACCAATGCATTTGTAATTGTTCTTAAATGTACGAGTCTGTCACCGAGGTCAGTGAGTTTTTGCTGACAAAAATGGACTGACAAGCAACAGGTAATTGGAGTTTAATGATCACACGAGCTGGCCGCAACTCTCCTAGAGCTCTGGACTTGTGTGTACAGACTATCTTAGTGTAGTGTAAATAATTGTACTCTTAACAGTGAAAAACAAAGCTTTGTTTATGTTAACACCCTTGAGAAAACTGTGCGAGAGAGTTCCTGAATGCATCACATTTAAACCTCCTGACTGCTCATCTATAAACATAACATTGACCATAACATGCTCCCAGGCTCACGTGGTGTCAATGTGCAAGCATATACGATACAGATAGCACGTTTTTTGCGGTGGTCTTTTGTGTTTTTGCCTCAATATCTTTGAAATAGAAAGAGGTAAAGAGCAGGGAAGACAATTGTTGCTATTATAACCCTCTGTAAGGAGAGCTACATGTCTAAAGATATAGCCACTCATGTGGGAATAGGAGTGTGGCAAGTTCAACAATGAACCAAGAATTTTGTGATGAAGGAGTTAACGCCATTCCTTGGTATGGTCAGCCGAGGAAGATGTCAAATCATACTTCTAAAGTCATTAGGAGGCAGTTAGATAAAAATCCAAAACTCAACTGctagaaaattgaaggaaaatatcCATTCACTGCTTCAGGATGGGTCTGCAagatgtatctctgatcattgACTCAAGATTTACAATATCGTAGTTGTTGTGCCAAAGTTCTTCTCTTACCAAGTGCAAAAAACATGCGTGCTTGCATAGCTTTTTGTAACAAATATAAGGATTGAACACTAGAAGACTGCCCCAGGGGGTCTGACCCTTATGACACAAGCTATACAGCTGAAGTGGTAAAGTGTTATGGAGTGGGGGTGCTTTGCATTTGGTGGAGTTCGCTATTTCATATTTCTTGGGGGGGGGGAAATCGAGTATAAATTAGCAGTTACCCGTATTTTGAGTTATTGTGTGATAACCTGCCAGAAAGTTTTGAAAAGTAACTAATTGGTTTGTGCAAGATGAGCTCCTGCTCACACAGCTTGATCTGTTACCCTGTGTTGACCGAACTGTGGTGTAAACTACTTCAAAAAGTGGCCTGGGAAATCACCAGATCTGAATCCCATACAGCCTGTGTGGccatcattaaaaaaaacagcttCGGGATCATGACGCTTTGACTGTAGCAGAGCTAGGAATAGAAATGCAGGATATTTAGGATGCTATTATTCCCAATCATAGAAAACCTAGCAAGAAGCATCCCAGCATGTTTGAAGAAAGTCATCAAGCTTAAAGGAAAATCGCTTGGCATGTCATGTGCTGTTAAATGCCTTCAAATAGGTCACAGTTGTTTACGTCTTGCGCCCAAACTTTATGCCATGACTGTATATGcgtgtgagaaagaaaaacctGGTTTTGTAAGATTGTAAGAGAGTGCTGGAGAAAGCTGAACAAATCTGCTATCTTGGAGAAGCGATCGACTGTGAGGCACGAGTGAAGAGAGCAGTCAGCAGCAGCATGGGGAAAATACATAGAAACGGCAAGTCTGCTAACAAAGAGCAGGTGGTGCATGAAATCTGCACAAGGTCAGTTTTGCTGTATGGTTCTGAAACATGACCCCTAAATGAAAGGCTGTTGGGCATCCTCAGACCATACAATCATAGAATGTTGTGACATAAGGCTGGCATAAGATGGCAAGATTGGGTGACAAGTGAGGAGGTGGCCGAGAAGTTTGGTGTCAAGGAGTTGGAAGTGAAGACGCGCACAGGGAAGACTTTCCTGGTTTGGACATGAAAGGTGGTCAGAAGACAGTACTAAAATATGAATGATGGAAAACATGGAGGGATATTGGTGGAAGGATACCAGCAGGATGAATTAAGACATGGAGGAAGTGCATTCAGAACAGGGATCTGCTAGGAGTGAATGAGGAGCTTGCACAAGATAGAAGAGTGGAGGGGTCATAGCACATCTAACTTCACTGTGATAGGAAAAAGGCGATTCTCTGATTTAACAACGTAAAACAAAAGCTCACCTGATTACCCAAGTCCTTTGATAATTGTTCTTGGTATTCAATTTCCTTGCTAGCTACTTGACTGTGGTTCTTCAATTGCATCAACTCAGAGGTACTGTATGCTTGTTGGTTTTTGAGGTTCATCAAACGTTCAATCTCTTCCAATATCTGTTGGAGAATAAGATCATGTCATGACATTAACATGAAAGCTACTTTGATGACAGGAAAGCTAAAGTCAGCCAAGAAGACAGTAATAGTctatagagagaagagagatggaattATAGGTCTGGTGGGTTTATAGGCGATACAATTATTACATGGATAAGTTTTCTTTATACATACCTTACTCTCCTCAATATCCAGTTTCATAATTGACTGTTTTATGCTCCTTTCCATTGCACTTTTGTTTTCTATAGCAACTTTAAGATCTTTCAAGTAATTATTCAGTTTGGCCAAGTCATCAGAAAcctgaaaaaaggaaatgggaatACATCAACACACAATTCAGATACAAAGTAACAAGTATACAAATTTCTACACATCAAAAGTGAGTAGACTAGCACTGAAGAAATAAGTATATGGACATGAAACTTTTGGTAAAGATATACACATCCAATGaatcaagagaaaaattatCAAATAAACTGGCAAACATATGGAAATTAACACATTAGTTGATATAAATCAAGTAATGTTCGAAATCAATATATAAAATACAGAGATCATTACAATGGACATACCTTTACATTATATTGCTTGAGGTCCTTCAGTTCATCATTAACCTTGGGCAGAGACTCCAGTTCGTGTTCTGCCGCTTCTAAAGCTTCACTGAGATCCACCATATCCTCTTCACTTACATTCTCATTGGCCTTTAAAGTTTCTACATATGCCTGCAATCAAGAACCTCTAGAGAACCTCAACAATGACTATTCTTGATCTATGTGTAACTTGCAGGGAGTGAAACTGAACTAACAGCTGAGAAATGATAGATTAATCTTTTTGGACAACTTTTCTGGCTATCTCATACATGCCCTTAACACTTCAATGGAAAATATTAACATAACATTCTTTTTTCATGGCCAAATTGTAACACTGTTTACTCTCTTGTAATAATAACTTCCCATGCATTGTCCATCCTTCCCATACAAGATCATCCCCTAATCTTACACCTCACACATCAaatcaaataattttcttcttccatcctctttaCATGTTGTCACCATCTTGATACCACCTTGTCTGCTTAATTATCCAGCTCTCTTCCAACAGGTTCTGTTTTAggacttcttcctttcttactccaCAAATATCTCAAAATAATTTATCTCCAATTTAAATTCAATCTTAATGGTTCTCTAGCTTCCTTGCTCCATGTACTACCCTATACAAAGTGGGTGTGAAATTTCTTATACCTCAAGGCAAGCATTCTCTTCAGCTTCATCACTGCAGTTGAAGGCCTCTATACAGGTATGTAGCGGACTGCCGatttcatcgtcatcatcatcttcaggcAACGAGGAGTCAATGATGAAGGTAATATTGACCAAATCCACCAAGAATGCTAATGCAGCCAGGACAACAGGCCATGTGTGAGGAGATCCAACTGAAATATGAAGGAGTACATTGCAATTTTCTCTTGTGATTTAAGAAACAATGACAAGAGGTGAAATGCAAGTCTTGAATGATTGGTATGAAAGACTTCTATTAGCTACAGAATTCTTCTTTTAGCTATATCAAGATTTATCATCAGTGGCATCAATACCttcagacagaaaagaaaactataataATGCCCATTTCGAGGAACATTTCTCACAAAAGGGAAGGATTTCAACTCGACATCTAAATTTTCTCACTTTGGATAACCTCTAGTAATTCTCAGGAATGTTGAGTACTTCTGAGGTCTGAGCCTTACTATGACATACACTCAAAAAGATATTCTTATATGTGGCCTGTACTAACaaaataaggaggagagggaggaacaagcctaGAAACATCCAAGACAAGAGTTtctagcaaaggtttgagagaagagttcaggttAAAAACAGATGTGATACCAGTGGTGCCACCATCAGGATGAGATAAAGTAGAGAAACATGGAGAAGTAAAGTTATACATGTATTTTGGCCAGATACCATAAGTCATGAGGGGAGTTGGACATCAAAAGATTTTGACACTATCTATGAATAAAGGAGTTTTTGGCAAGTTGGAAGACAGACTTTCGcaattctgggcagaaatagaaagtgtatgagattcagatgatggaaggctcaagtactctTTGTAGgccacctctctatcatgtacacAACATGAGAACAGATGTGTTACCAAGGTTTGAAAGGTTTAGGTCaagaaaaagtgaggaatgtaTGTCTCTGTGCCAGAAACTATCacctgttatgcattcagcacaccgAGACGGGTtcctgacacggaagcagtagtCATTCCAAGAAAAATcaccataatacctcctcaagtCCCCTCAACTGGCAGAAGTAAAATGCACTTTGGGGGAACTTGAGAAAACAATGCAGtaatacagcttttttttttttttttaatgcaagaagtAAAACTGCCAGGGGCAACaaaaccttagaaaaaaaaagcgccaCTGGAAcagcaggttccctaaaagattttcAATTGAAAGAGTTAAACAAGAGccagggacaaatatcttgaaacctccctgttaaaagaagtgaactcataggaagatggaaatgcagaagcaggtagggagttccagagcttaccagtGGCCAGagcttaccagtgaaaggtttgaatgattaagaaaacttaactcttgcattagaggattggacagaataggaatgaaaagaaagcctTGAGCAGGGAGGCtgcaagaggagaggaggcatgaagttagcaagatcaataaaacagttagcatgaaaatagcaataacagaaagatgcaacatttcagcagtgagaaagaggctgaaaacagtcagaggaggggagtcgatgagacaaaaagctttcacataagaacataagaaaagagagaagctgcaagaggccgccaggcctatacgagatATTCCCTGTGTGCTTAAGCtatctaattccatctatcatccccatccatgaacttatctaatcttctttaaagctctctattgactcagccctgactacatcaCCACTGAGACCATTCCagtcatcaaccactctgtttgaaaaccagtttcttcccatttctttccttaacctgaatttttcaagtttaaacccatcaTTTCTGATTCTGTCcccactactgatcctaagaactacattcatgtcccccttgttaaaacccttatagcACTTAAATACtcctatcaggtctcctcttaacctacatctctctaaggaatgcaaattgagttttttcagtctctcttcatagggaatatcctcatcccctgtatctttttgtCATCCTCCTCTGCACTGAAtccagagctatgtccttcctgaattgtggggaccagaattgtactgcatagtcgagatgtggcctgaccaatgccaagtataattttagtattacttcaagactcctgcttttaacacttctaaaaattaatcccaattctctatttgccttatttctggcctcaacacattgcttccttgtactgagatcagagctaactatgactcccaattctttctcatacttagaacttcctagtgccacatTATGAATcttgtacctattgcttggattatctctacctattctcagtaccctgcacttactaatattgaactgcattagccatctatctgtccattctttcatcctatccaagtcagccttcaaagccttggcatccgaatccAAATCAGACCTAATTAATCGaactatctttgtgtcgtccgcaaatttaccgatatcactattaattccactatccaagtcgttgatacatattagaaataataatggccccaaaacagagccctgtggcaccccactaactactactCCCCACTcagaattagatccattaattactaccctctgtcgcctgtcgtctaaccacactttaatccagcctaatattctaccttcTATACCatgtgctttaacctttttgACAGCCTCTgatgaggtaccttgtcaaaggctttactgaaaaccaagtatagaatgtcataattatcacccttatctgctgcctcataaaccttactagaaaagctcaacaagtttgtaagacacATTTCCCCTTcataaatccatgttgtgtttgatttatcaagccatgtttgtctaggtgttccctaatgtttttcgctattattgattccattaatttacccacaattGAAGTTTAGACGTTATGGTTTTATCTCccttaaatatgggaaccacattaacttctctccacattattgatacctcacctgacttcagtgacatcctaaaaagttCTGCTAAAGGCTCGTtgacgacttccttgcattcctttagaacccttggatatacttcatcaggtcctggtgacttgaattttagtttatctatctcttgtTCTGCCCTCACCTTAGCtatatgaatatctgtcagcttttcactatcctctgctCTAAATATCTGTTCACTATTTGGGATTTCCTGTGTTCTCCCGGGTGAAGACATTTAAAAAATACTCGctcataattctactaatctcttctGCAGAACTAGCCATTTCCATCTTGTATGAAAAAATCCCTTGGAGTCCatctttgcttggctggctaccctcaactcaaTTTCACTTTTAGATTTCCTCATTACCTCTTAACTGTTCCTAAGAATTCAtggtatagtggccttaaagcctcatctcctgcctttaaCCTCttgtatatattccttttttgcccTATGCATCGCTTTAAGGGGAGGCGATGGCAAAAAAATGCAATCTTTTTACCCAAACCTCAAAATTGAGTTATTAATACTGTTGTTATCCTTGGAATATCCACAGTTTTCTGTGAAAACAGCAAGTTTCTATCATAATTCCTTACACGTTTAAATCACCTTTATTTATGCACTTTAAAGGTCTCTTTAAATGCCCCACCACATGGTAGGCAACATGACTTGTCATTGCTTATGATTTTgtagcatttttcttttttcttttttttttttttttgtgccatTTTCTTCTGTATTTATGTTATAGACCTTCATATGGTAACAGGACAGAGTAGGAGAGAGGCTATGTGCCTTGTAGTAGGCTGTGAGGTCGGCAGTTACAGGCAGTATCTTGCCAGACGTCTTGGAATGTAGATATGTAGCGCTCTGCAGCTAATCGTCTTTTGATTTACCACACTTTCCCTGCACTTTAGAACATTGAAAGTAATGGGTCGTCAATCAAAGATAAAGACCAAccaaagagaaaggatgaagaagctgaatgagaggagaagggaggaagagggcaaAGATCTTAGTAGCTCGTCGCAGTGACATCCGCCACCACCCACTCATGACCTGACCGCggtcctctccaccaccaccaccaccatctcagcTTGTTCCTCAACCTCACAACCTCACAGCTGTCAGCTTCACCATCACAAGCAACAACCAGATCatgagaaacaaggaaggataCACCTTTTCATCTTTTGAAAAGGAAGATTCCTCCTTGTGAAGATGAAAACTCATTTTTCATTCACAGCTTGAAAGTCTGGTATCAGGAACATGTGCCAAATGCTGGGTACCAACACAATGGAGGCAACAAATAACAGCCTTGACACCTACATCAATGTCATGTGTTCCACATGAGGTGACAGTGACACGCCAGTAACACCACATCACTTGGTAGACCAtgctgggaaggaaagagacctCACTGAGCTGAACTGCAAGCTTGTACTATATATGAACTACAAGCTTGCACATGAAGTGATACCCAACCTCAACTGTGCAGGATTGAACAGAATTGCCCAGGGACTAAGCAAGTAGCCAACAAACATCGTGACATGCACTGCTCAACAGAAAACGGCTCGTTTCTCAAAACTAAAGTTATTGATATTTCGAGCATATTTCGAgaggaaacacaggaaaatctTTTCATCGTGAAACATTTCGAAAAAACTAGACATATGCCTCTAAAAAaattcaaaaaggaaaagaaagaagctaGTTTTTTGTCATTGATATTTAAACTTTTTTAATATATGCATTACGATAAGCAAAATGTTTCACAATGGAAAAAAAGCTACATACATCTACAGCATGTACAATTATTTTCAAAATGGGTTGAAAAACATTCGAGAAATAGCAAAGAATGCTGATGCCATTTTTTACCGTTTTCACTGCgtactatattttttctctaaaaCTAATGATCATATTTCAATAATACGTACTTAGAATTCTTGCAATTGAGGTACTAATACATAAACACCAAATTTCATGAGAatctgactaaaaaaaaaatacacctctTAAGTAAAAatctgtcatccacttagggTCATTACTTCGTAATTTTATGGTTCTATATGGAATGCTGGCTATCTGACCatcatgtattttatttaggGAACTCAGTATAGATCTCACCAACTCTCAGTTGACTGGAATTCATCCTATGTTATAA
Encoded proteins:
- the LOC123500529 gene encoding kinetochore protein NDC80 homolog, translated to MLCQNHSPSDASRPTINVATSPVPETAIGKGLSDEILTPVQEQVLHEPAIEKGLSDTTLTLVQEQFIYQHLDSNYTLPPRFEEEIPKILKNLQCPLQITKSSFVTVGSPHTWPVVLAALAFLVDLVNITFIIDSSLPEDDDDDEIGSPLHTCIEAFNCSDEAEENACLEAYVETLKANENVSEEDMVDLSEALEAAEHELESLPKVNDELKDLKQYNVKVSDDLAKLNNYLKDLKVAIENKSAMERSIKQSIMKLDIEESKILEEIERLMNLKNQQAYSTSELMQLKNHSQVASKEIEYQEQLSKDLGNQVCNLEIEISKFETILRNSTDQLKELVEKLSLNEEFPDIDVKSEDVIHHFDDIMCILTTLRKAAKKDASQTQEKMLQLSHDVERAKGTLQEKVAEGNKLKTKTRHVKEENKITQEEIKREIQLKDEELEELHQKIMEARKPQNKPAYHLHQVDDMITVKKQELEKCKKKEEKCLHDGLQFQKNFFERGMCNAEVQRKLIVEHTTRIKAEFTKLLEWCDSLDSD